The Lysobacter enzymogenes DNA segment GCGCGGTGTGCGCGCGGAAGTCGCCGCCGTCTTCGTGGGCGATACGCTCGATCGAACAGTCGGTCTCGATGCGCACGCCCGCGGCCAGGCATTCGTCGACCAGCATCTTCACGATCAGCTTGGACGACACGTCGCAGAACAGCTGGCCGAGTTCTTTCTCGTGGTAGGCGATGCGGTGGCGCTCGACCATCGCGATGAAGTCCCACGGCGTGTAGCGCGCCAGCGCCGACTTGCAGAAGTGCGGGTTGGCCGACAGGTAATTCGCCGGCGCGGTGCCGGTGTTGGTGAAATTGCAGCGCCCGCCGCCGGACATCAGGATCTTCTTGCCGATCTTGTTGGCGTGCTCGATCACCAGCACGCGGCGGCCGCGGCGGCCGGCGGTCAGCGCGCACATCAGCCCGGCGGCGCCGGCGCCGACGACCAGCGCGTCGAAACGCTCGGCCACTTCAGGCCACCCGCACGCCCGCATCCAGGCGCCGGCGCGGGACCAGGCTCAGGCTGGCCTTGTCGGTGGTCAGCGTCACTTCGCCGTCCTGGATCTGGCAATCCAGGCGGAAGCTGCGCTCGACCATCGCCGCCATGGCCTCGACCGAGGTGCTGTCGATGTCGATCACGCTGAGGTTCTTCAGCCGCTGCAGCGCGTTGGCGTTCTTGTCCCACCAGATGTCGGCGGCGTTGCCGCCGTAGTTGACCACCACCACCTGGCGCGAGCGCCCGCAGGCCTTGCGGATGCGCGATTCGTCGGGCTGGCCGACGTCGATCCACAGCTCGATGTCGCCGGTGTAGTCGCGCAGCGCGATCTCCGGTTCCTCGCCTTCGGCGCTGAGGCCGGGGCCGAATTCCAGGCGTTCGTGCGCGTTCAGGGCGAACGCCAGCGTGCGCACCATCAGCCGCTGCTGGGTTTCGGACGGATGCTGGGCCAGGGTCAGGGCGTGGGCGGCGTAGTAGTGCCGGTCCATGTCGCTGATTTGCAGTTCGATCTTGACGATGGTGGCGTTGAGCGCCATGGGCGGGGCC contains these protein-coding regions:
- a CDS encoding YaeQ family protein codes for the protein MALNATIVKIELQISDMDRHYYAAHALTLAQHPSETQQRLMVRTLAFALNAHERLEFGPGLSAEGEEPEIALRDYTGDIELWIDVGQPDESRIRKACGRSRQVVVVNYGGNAADIWWDKNANALQRLKNLSVIDIDSTSVEAMAAMVERSFRLDCQIQDGEVTLTTDKASLSLVPRRRLDAGVRVA